One segment of Ascidiaceihabitans donghaensis DNA contains the following:
- the urtA gene encoding urea ABC transporter substrate-binding protein, whose protein sequence is MALAASGTVAFADCADPIKVGVLHSLSGTMAISETTLKDTMLMLIEQQNAAGGVLGCQIEAVVVDPASDWPLFAEKARELLTVHETDVIFGNWTSVSRKSVLPVIEELNGLLFYPVQYEGEESSRNVFYTGAAPNQQAIPAVDYFLEELGVEKFALLGTDYVYPRTTNNILEQYLTDNGIAAEDIFVNYTPFGHSDWATIVADVVALGEDGKQVGVISTINGDANIGFYKELAAAGISADDIPVVAFSVGEEELSGLDTTNLVGHLAAWNYFMSAESDANTAFIDSWKGFAGEDRVTNDPMEAHYIGFNMWVAAVEAAGTTDVDAVRAAMYGQEFPNLTGGTAVMLPNHHLAKPVLIGEITADGQFDIISQTTEVPGDAWTDFLPDSAVLTSDWKDLGCGMYNTETKTCVQLTSNY, encoded by the coding sequence TATCAAGGTGGGCGTTCTTCACTCGCTTTCTGGCACGATGGCTATTTCCGAGACAACTTTGAAAGACACCATGCTGATGCTGATCGAACAGCAAAATGCCGCCGGTGGCGTATTGGGATGTCAGATTGAAGCGGTGGTTGTTGATCCGGCGTCTGACTGGCCCCTGTTTGCCGAGAAAGCCCGTGAATTGCTGACGGTGCATGAAACTGATGTGATCTTTGGCAACTGGACATCTGTTTCCCGCAAGTCGGTTTTGCCGGTCATTGAAGAGCTGAACGGCCTGTTGTTTTACCCCGTTCAGTACGAGGGCGAAGAAAGCTCTCGTAACGTGTTCTACACGGGTGCTGCGCCAAACCAGCAAGCCATTCCTGCGGTGGATTACTTCCTTGAAGAGCTTGGCGTCGAGAAATTCGCACTGTTGGGCACGGATTATGTTTACCCGCGTACGACCAACAACATTCTTGAACAATATCTCACAGACAACGGTATTGCCGCAGAAGACATCTTCGTCAATTACACGCCGTTCGGCCATTCCGACTGGGCGACAATTGTCGCGGATGTTGTGGCCTTGGGTGAAGACGGCAAACAGGTTGGTGTGATTTCAACAATCAACGGTGACGCCAACATCGGATTTTACAAAGAACTGGCAGCTGCGGGAATTTCTGCTGATGATATTCCGGTCGTCGCGTTTTCGGTGGGCGAAGAAGAGCTGTCGGGCCTCGATACAACAAACCTTGTCGGACACTTGGCGGCCTGGAACTACTTTATGTCCGCTGAATCGGACGCAAACACAGCCTTCATAGACAGCTGGAAGGGTTTTGCGGGCGAAGATCGTGTTACAAACGACCCCATGGAAGCCCATTACATCGGCTTTAATATGTGGGTCGCTGCGGTCGAAGCGGCAGGCACCACGGATGTAGACGCGGTTCGCGCGGCGATGTACGGGCAAGAATTCCCGAACCTGACCGGTGGTACGGCGGTGATGCTGCCAAACCACCACTTGGCCAAGCCGGTGTTGATCGGTGAAATTACCGCAGACGGCCAGTTCGATATCATTTCCCAAACAACCGAAGTTCCGGGCGATGCATGGACTGATTTCCTGCCAGACTCTGCCGTATTGACGTCTGATTGGAAGGACTTGGGCTGCGGTATGTACAACACCGAAACCAAGACCTGCGTTCAGCTGACTTCAAACTACTAA